In Bombus pascuorum chromosome 13, iyBomPasc1.1, whole genome shotgun sequence, a single genomic region encodes these proteins:
- the LOC132913376 gene encoding arginine-glutamic acid dipeptide repeats protein isoform X1 gives MSAGTQGEIRVGPSHQELVSCQARLPEYRPGIPPGELLPDPEFSKEREELRWIPAMALDGDLLMYLRAARSMAAFAGMCDGGSPDDGCVAASRDDTTINALDILHDSGYDPGRALQALVKCPVPKGIDKKWSEEETKRFVKGLRQFGKNFSRIRKDLLPHKDTPELVEFYYLWKKTPGANNNRPHRRRRQGSLRRIRNTRNSRAGTPKEEVPTPPKDTPPANVNQKEPVSEPETVPVGTPASNNPGGEISSVTEDDNSEEDSDSRDTNTNGATHSCQHCFSTNSKDYQVAGKDRLLLCTECRTHLKKTGELPPAPPYLFRPVPAESPDSPGRMRTRNKAKETPRPARPRRTGGTDTPDQEKQQQQQQTPDKNKKKSSKPETPKKGQKRPQTDEVDEDKESQKRKRPGERPESPSESLTTDSNSLMDEPEREGEGDTNENQPTPVTVPTEEPVSPAVTTPEEPSEPTPVSTPVPTPIQTLPISVPVIHTLEKKPLLEESVETKDQIEDVPLAMNQPLKLEPMPIEPAMSPSNEDMKEPEQQLNLTTSQSLNINDMSQNMPRNLSQSMQNSGICASTGSQGMQNTQIMSPTHQGLPLNMQYTPNVPPVQNVPQNLSQSMQMPPNIPQNMSNAQNMGPTQNLRAHGENLSSTQNMPQSIPGPPLNLNISQSIPTNMTQMPQLPSSPQPLGLTVMSSENRMSERISDDRLPPERIRDSRIPDRIPERIPERPENNEPERNESNNLFQPIQSSGMLSMEKPSPMYNLAGTPPMEPQNLKIKQEIIPPEPDPLQSLKEVKVPGFQSGFPGPSLENIKKDPDSSSKPPTPSKHSIPTSQPVPQIQSVAASPTPTLPPPPTSIPQPVMHPAQQPSPHMAHPFHPHHPLMHHSLFTAMHPYHPHAYPGYAPVGAYPSFPPYPYGVPHAIPPPSPQRSQESTTMMTAHHSSTSSSVTTREEGENLIATHHHSSTMHQATALHHDKLLTISSHSSHSHSSSHSSHNTQRKPSLVPTTCLTSSSSAHHHHRPPQSQPPVAPEPKIEPDLVEQEQEEPPSPRGPSPEPRIEDSECHRSQSAIFLRHWNRGENNSCTRTDLMFKPVPDSKLARKREERSRKQAEREREERDRAAAQQARKMTTPEKQPETCKPPSRGPLEPVVSPYDRYAARPGSYADTPALRQLSEYARPHAAFSPARHPAPPDPMLHYMYSPAARERLELEHLEREKREREIRELRERELNDRLKEELLKGTPRPMPAPVDPHWLEIHRRYAAAGLAPGPSGPPQALHQFSLYGAPPGPSQLERERLERLGIPTAAGGGPAGAGAGHPVAAHHHGQLDERLALAADPMVRLQMAGISPEYHAHTHAHTHAHTHLHLHPGQQQAQQQAQQQQEAAAAAAGFPLPAAAGANYPRPGLMPRDPALALHPAELLGRPYADMAAHHEQLQRHLMMERDRFPPHASLVAHHEEYLRQQRERELKVRALEEAARGSRP, from the exons TGCACGACTCTGGCTATGATCCAGGAAGAGCATTGCAAGCTTTGGTTAAATGTCCTGTACCTAAAGGCATCGATAAAAAGTGGTCTGAGGAGGAAACT AAACGCTTCGTCAAAGGACTTCGGcaatttggaaaaaatttcTCAAGAATCAGAAAGGATCTCTTACCTCATAAAGACACG CCGGAATTGGTTGAATTCTACTATTTATGGAAGAAAACGCCAGGAGCGAATAATAACCGACCTCATCGAAGAAGGCGGCAGGGTTCGCTTAGGAGAATTCGTAACACGCGAAACTCGCGTGCTGGCACTCCCAAAGAAGAGGTGCCAACTCCACCCAAAGATACTCCACCAGCTAACGTCAATCAGAAGGAGCCTGTCTCAGAACCGGAAACTGTACCTGTTGGGACACCTGCGAGCAATAATCCTGGTGGAGAAATTAGTTCCGTAACAGAAGACGATAACTCGGAAGAGGATAGTGATTCCAGAGACACAAACACTAACGGAGCAACGCATTCTTGTCAACATTGTTTTTCAACTAATTCGAAGGATTATCAGGTAGCTGGCAAGGACAGGTTATTGCTTTGTACGGAATGCAGGACACATTTGAAGAAGACCGGAGAACTACCGCCTGCGCCACCATATCTGTTCCGCCCTGTGCCTGCGGAATCACCAGATAGCCCAGGGAGAATGCGTACAAGAAATAAGGCCAAGGAAACGCCTAGACCTGCAAGACCACGACGTACAGGAGGAACGGATACTCCTGATCAGGAaaagcaacagcaacaacaacagacGCCAgataagaataagaaaaaatctAGTAAACCAGAGACGCCGAAGAAAGGTCAAAAACGACCTCAGACGGATGAAGTGGACGAGGACAAGGAGTCTCAGAAGCGAAAACGTCCTGGTGAACGTCCTGAGAGTCCTTCGGAGTCTCTCACGACCGATAGCAACTCTCTCATGGATGAACCTGAAAGGGAAGGAGAAGGTGATACGAACGAAAATCAACCTACTCCTGTTACAGTGCCAACTGAAGAGCCTGTTAGTCCAGCAGTAACCACACCGGAAGAGCCTTCTGAACCAACTCCAGTTTCTACCCCCGTACCAACGCCTATACAGACTTTACCAATTTCTGTTCCTGTTATCCACACCTTGGAAAAGAAACCGTTATTGGAAGAATCAGTAGAAACAAAGGATCAAATAGAAGATGTTCCTTTAGCTATGAATCAGCCATTAAAGTTGGAACCTATGCCAATAGAACCAGCCATGTCACCATCTAACGAAGATATGAAGGAGCCCGAACAGCAGCTGAATTTGACCACGTCGCAGTCGTTAAATATAAACGATATGAGTCAAAATATGCCACGTAATTTGTCACAGTCGATGCAGAACAGTGGTATTTGTGCTTCGACTGGTTCGCAGGGCATGCAGAATACGCAGATCATGTCTCCAACGCACCAAGGACTGCCACTTAATATGCAGTACACACCCAATGTTCCTCCTGTTCAAAATGTGCCGCAAAACTTATCACAGAGTATGCAGATGCCGCCGAACATACCGCAGAATATGTCAAATGCGCAAAACATGGGACCAACGCAAAACCTTCGAGCACACGGTGAGAACTTGTCAAGTACTCAAAATATGCCTCAAAGCATACCGGGACCACCATTGAACCTCAATATTTCGCAAAGCATACCAACGAACATGACGCAGATGCCTCAGTTGCCGAGTTCGCCGCAACCACTTGGCTTAACCGTCATGTCTTCTGAAAACAGAATGTCCGAACGAATTTCCGACGACAGACTACCTCCGGAACGGATTAGAGATAGTAGGATACCTGATAGAATACCAGAGAGGATACCAGAAAGACCAGAAAATAACGAGCCTGAGAGGAATGAATCAAATAATCTGTTCCAACCCATTCAGTCAAGTGGAATGTTATCCATGGAGAAACCGTCACCGATGTACAATTTAGCTGGAACGCCACCGATGGAGCCTCAAAATTTGAAGATCAAGCAAGAGATTATTCCTCCTGAGCCAGATCCGCTTCAAAGTTTAAAGGAAGTCAAAGTTCCTGGTTTTCAGTCTGGTTTTCCTGGTCCGAGTTtggagaatattaaaaaagatccAGATAGTTCCAGCAAACCACCAACACCTAGCAAGCACTCCATACCAACCAGTCAACCTGTTCCTCAAATACAATCTGTGGCAGCTTCCCCAACGCCGACTCTTCCACCACCACCTACATCTATTCCACAGCCTGTGATGCATCCAGCTCAGCAACCAAGTCCTCATATGGCTCATCCATTCCACCCACACCATCCCTTGATGCATCATTCATTATTTACCGCCATGCATCCATATCATCCTCATGCTTACCCAGGTTATGCTCCAGTTGGTGCTTATCCCTCGTTTCCACCATATCCTTACGGTGTTCCCCACGCAATCCCTCCTCCATCCCCACAAAGAAGTCAAGAAAGTACAACTATGATGACGGCACATCATTCAAGCACGAGTTCCAGTGTGACAACGAGAGAAGAAGGAGAGAATCTCATCGCGACGCATCATCACTCTTCTACAATGCATCAAGCCACGGCTCTGCATCACGACAAACTGTTGACCATCTCCTCTCACAGTTCTCATAGTCACTCTTCGTCGCACAGTTCACATAATACTCAACGTAAGCCATCGCTAGTTCCAACCACATGTCTGACATCCAGTAGCTCAGCGCATCATCACCATAGACCGCCGCAATCTCAGCCTCCAGTCGCTCCTGAACCTAAAATAGAACCTGACCTCgtagaacaagaacaagaagaaCCACCAAGCCCACGAGGCCCATCTCCAGAGCCTCGAATTGAAGATTCTGAATGTCATAGATCACAATCCGCCATATTTTTACGACATTGGAACCGAGGCGAGAACAACTCTTGCACCAGAACAGATCTAATGTTCAAACCTGTCCCAGATTCAAAGTTAGCaaggaagagagaggaaaGGTCGAGGAAGCAGGccgagagggaaagagaagaacgTGATAGAGCTGCGGCGCAACAAGCTAGGAAAATGACCACGCCTGAGAAGCAGCCAGAAACGTGTAAGCCGCCTAGTCGTGGTCCTCTTGAGCCTGTCGTGTCTCCGTATGACAGATATGCCGCAAGACCGGGATCCTACGCTGATACTCCTGCTTTGAGACAGTTGTCCGAGTACGCTCGGCCACACGCTGCATTTTCACCTGCTAGGCATCCTGCGCCACCAGATCCGATGTTACATTACATGTATAGTCCTGCTGCCCGAGAACGCTTAGAACTAGAACATTTAGAACGTGAgaagagagaacgagagataAGAGAATTACGCGAACGAGAATTAAACGATCGACTAAAAGAGGAGCTTCTGAAGGGAACGCCTAGACCTATGCCAGCGCCAGTGGATCCACATTGGTTGGAAATTCATCGACGTTACGCGGCCGCTGGACTCGCTCCTGGACCGTCAGGACCTCCTCAGGCTCTTCACCAATTCAGTCTTTATGGAGCACCGCCTGGGCCCAGTCAGTTGGAAAGAGAACGTTTAGAAAGACTAG GGATACCGACTGCAGCCGGCGGGGGGCCAGCGGGTGCAGGGGCTGGCCATCCCGTAGCGGCTCATCACCACGGCCAGCTGGACGAGCGACTGGCTCTAGCTGCTGACCCGATGGTCCGGTTGCAGATGGCTGGCATTTCGCCCGAGTATCATGCTCACACTCACGCGCATACGCATGCGCATACGCACTTACACTTACATCCGGGACAGCAGCAGGCCCAGCAACAGGCTCAGCAACAGCAGGAAGCGGCTGCGGCTGCAGCTGGATTCCCCCTGCCTG CGGCAGCTGGTGCAAATTATCCTCGACCAGGCTTAATGCCCCGTGACCCAGCACTGGCTCTTCATCCCGCGGAACTTCTTGGAAGACCGTACGCAGATATGGCGGCGCATCACGAGCAATTACAACGTCATCTAATGATGGAACGCGATCGATTCCCTCCTCATGCATCGCTTGTTGCACACCACGAGGAATATCTAAG ACAACAGCGCGAGCGTGAGCTTAAAGTTCGCGCACTGGAAGAAGCTGCACGTGGATCACGCCCTTAA
- the LOC132913376 gene encoding arginine-glutamic acid dipeptide repeats protein isoform X4, with protein MSAGTQGEIRVGPSHQELVSCQARLPEYRPGIPPGELLPDPEFSKEREELRWIPAMALDGDLLMYLRAARSMAAFAGMCDGGSPDDGCVAASRDDTTINALDILHDSGYDPGRALQALVKCPVPKGIDKKWSEEETKRFVKGLRQFGKNFSRIRKDLLPHKDTPELVEFYYLWKKTPGANNNRPHRRRRQGSLRRIRNTRNSRAGTPKEEVPTPPKDTPPANVNQKEPVSEPETVPVGTPASNNPGGEISSVTEDDNSEEDSDSRDTNTNGATHSCQHCFSTNSKDYQVAGKDRLLLCTECRTHLKKTGELPPAPPYLFRPVPAESPDSPGRMRTRNKAKETPRPARPRRTGGTDTPDQEKQQQQQQTPDKNKKKSSKPETPKKGQKRPQTDEVDEDKESQKRKRPGERPESPSESLTTDSNSLMDEPEREGEGDTNENQPTPVTVPTEEPVSPAVTTPEEPSEPTPVSTPVPTPIQTLPISVPVIHTLEKKPLLEESVETKDQIEDVPLAMNQPLKLEPMPIEPAMSPSNEDMKEPEQQLNLTTSQSLNINDMSQNMPRNLSQSMQNSGICASTGSQGMQNTQIMSPTHQGLPLNMQYTPNVPPVQNVPQNLSQSMQMPPNIPQNMSNAQNMGPTQNLRAHGENLSSTQNMPQSIPGPPLNLNISQSIPTNMTQMPQLPSSPQPLGLTVMSSENRMSERISDDRLPPERIRDSRIPDRIPERIPERPENNEPERNESNNLFQPIQSSGMLSMEKPSPMYNLAGTPPMEPQNLKIKQEIIPPEPDPLQSLKEVKVPGFQSGFPGPSLENIKKDPDSSSKPPTPSKHSIPTSQPVPQIQSVAASPTPTLPPPPTSIPQPVMHPAQQPSPHMAHPFHPHHPLMHHSLFTAMHPYHPHAYPGYAPVGAYPSFPPYPYGVPHAIPPPSPQRSQESTTMMTAHHSSTSSSVTTREEGENLIATHHHSSTMHQATALHHDKLLTISSHSSHSHSSSHSSHNTQRKPSLVPTTCLTSSSSAHHHHRPPQSQPPVAPEPKIEPDLVEQEQEEPPSPRGPSPEPRIEDSECHRSQSAIFLRHWNRGENNSCTRTDLMFKPVPDSKLARKREERSRKQAEREREERDRAAAQQARKMTTPEKQPETCKPPSRGPLEPVVSPYDRYAARPGSYADTPALRQLSEYARPHAAFSPARHPAPPDPMLHYMYSPAARERLELEHLEREKREREIRELRERELNDRLKEELLKGTPRPMPAPVDPHWLEIHRRYAAAGLAPGPSGPPQALHQFSLYGAPPGPSQLERERLERLAAAGANYPRPGLMPRDPALALHPAELLGRPYADMAAHHEQLQRHLMMERDRFPPHASLVAHHEEYLRQQRERELKVRALEEAARGSRP; from the exons TGCACGACTCTGGCTATGATCCAGGAAGAGCATTGCAAGCTTTGGTTAAATGTCCTGTACCTAAAGGCATCGATAAAAAGTGGTCTGAGGAGGAAACT AAACGCTTCGTCAAAGGACTTCGGcaatttggaaaaaatttcTCAAGAATCAGAAAGGATCTCTTACCTCATAAAGACACG CCGGAATTGGTTGAATTCTACTATTTATGGAAGAAAACGCCAGGAGCGAATAATAACCGACCTCATCGAAGAAGGCGGCAGGGTTCGCTTAGGAGAATTCGTAACACGCGAAACTCGCGTGCTGGCACTCCCAAAGAAGAGGTGCCAACTCCACCCAAAGATACTCCACCAGCTAACGTCAATCAGAAGGAGCCTGTCTCAGAACCGGAAACTGTACCTGTTGGGACACCTGCGAGCAATAATCCTGGTGGAGAAATTAGTTCCGTAACAGAAGACGATAACTCGGAAGAGGATAGTGATTCCAGAGACACAAACACTAACGGAGCAACGCATTCTTGTCAACATTGTTTTTCAACTAATTCGAAGGATTATCAGGTAGCTGGCAAGGACAGGTTATTGCTTTGTACGGAATGCAGGACACATTTGAAGAAGACCGGAGAACTACCGCCTGCGCCACCATATCTGTTCCGCCCTGTGCCTGCGGAATCACCAGATAGCCCAGGGAGAATGCGTACAAGAAATAAGGCCAAGGAAACGCCTAGACCTGCAAGACCACGACGTACAGGAGGAACGGATACTCCTGATCAGGAaaagcaacagcaacaacaacagacGCCAgataagaataagaaaaaatctAGTAAACCAGAGACGCCGAAGAAAGGTCAAAAACGACCTCAGACGGATGAAGTGGACGAGGACAAGGAGTCTCAGAAGCGAAAACGTCCTGGTGAACGTCCTGAGAGTCCTTCGGAGTCTCTCACGACCGATAGCAACTCTCTCATGGATGAACCTGAAAGGGAAGGAGAAGGTGATACGAACGAAAATCAACCTACTCCTGTTACAGTGCCAACTGAAGAGCCTGTTAGTCCAGCAGTAACCACACCGGAAGAGCCTTCTGAACCAACTCCAGTTTCTACCCCCGTACCAACGCCTATACAGACTTTACCAATTTCTGTTCCTGTTATCCACACCTTGGAAAAGAAACCGTTATTGGAAGAATCAGTAGAAACAAAGGATCAAATAGAAGATGTTCCTTTAGCTATGAATCAGCCATTAAAGTTGGAACCTATGCCAATAGAACCAGCCATGTCACCATCTAACGAAGATATGAAGGAGCCCGAACAGCAGCTGAATTTGACCACGTCGCAGTCGTTAAATATAAACGATATGAGTCAAAATATGCCACGTAATTTGTCACAGTCGATGCAGAACAGTGGTATTTGTGCTTCGACTGGTTCGCAGGGCATGCAGAATACGCAGATCATGTCTCCAACGCACCAAGGACTGCCACTTAATATGCAGTACACACCCAATGTTCCTCCTGTTCAAAATGTGCCGCAAAACTTATCACAGAGTATGCAGATGCCGCCGAACATACCGCAGAATATGTCAAATGCGCAAAACATGGGACCAACGCAAAACCTTCGAGCACACGGTGAGAACTTGTCAAGTACTCAAAATATGCCTCAAAGCATACCGGGACCACCATTGAACCTCAATATTTCGCAAAGCATACCAACGAACATGACGCAGATGCCTCAGTTGCCGAGTTCGCCGCAACCACTTGGCTTAACCGTCATGTCTTCTGAAAACAGAATGTCCGAACGAATTTCCGACGACAGACTACCTCCGGAACGGATTAGAGATAGTAGGATACCTGATAGAATACCAGAGAGGATACCAGAAAGACCAGAAAATAACGAGCCTGAGAGGAATGAATCAAATAATCTGTTCCAACCCATTCAGTCAAGTGGAATGTTATCCATGGAGAAACCGTCACCGATGTACAATTTAGCTGGAACGCCACCGATGGAGCCTCAAAATTTGAAGATCAAGCAAGAGATTATTCCTCCTGAGCCAGATCCGCTTCAAAGTTTAAAGGAAGTCAAAGTTCCTGGTTTTCAGTCTGGTTTTCCTGGTCCGAGTTtggagaatattaaaaaagatccAGATAGTTCCAGCAAACCACCAACACCTAGCAAGCACTCCATACCAACCAGTCAACCTGTTCCTCAAATACAATCTGTGGCAGCTTCCCCAACGCCGACTCTTCCACCACCACCTACATCTATTCCACAGCCTGTGATGCATCCAGCTCAGCAACCAAGTCCTCATATGGCTCATCCATTCCACCCACACCATCCCTTGATGCATCATTCATTATTTACCGCCATGCATCCATATCATCCTCATGCTTACCCAGGTTATGCTCCAGTTGGTGCTTATCCCTCGTTTCCACCATATCCTTACGGTGTTCCCCACGCAATCCCTCCTCCATCCCCACAAAGAAGTCAAGAAAGTACAACTATGATGACGGCACATCATTCAAGCACGAGTTCCAGTGTGACAACGAGAGAAGAAGGAGAGAATCTCATCGCGACGCATCATCACTCTTCTACAATGCATCAAGCCACGGCTCTGCATCACGACAAACTGTTGACCATCTCCTCTCACAGTTCTCATAGTCACTCTTCGTCGCACAGTTCACATAATACTCAACGTAAGCCATCGCTAGTTCCAACCACATGTCTGACATCCAGTAGCTCAGCGCATCATCACCATAGACCGCCGCAATCTCAGCCTCCAGTCGCTCCTGAACCTAAAATAGAACCTGACCTCgtagaacaagaacaagaagaaCCACCAAGCCCACGAGGCCCATCTCCAGAGCCTCGAATTGAAGATTCTGAATGTCATAGATCACAATCCGCCATATTTTTACGACATTGGAACCGAGGCGAGAACAACTCTTGCACCAGAACAGATCTAATGTTCAAACCTGTCCCAGATTCAAAGTTAGCaaggaagagagaggaaaGGTCGAGGAAGCAGGccgagagggaaagagaagaacgTGATAGAGCTGCGGCGCAACAAGCTAGGAAAATGACCACGCCTGAGAAGCAGCCAGAAACGTGTAAGCCGCCTAGTCGTGGTCCTCTTGAGCCTGTCGTGTCTCCGTATGACAGATATGCCGCAAGACCGGGATCCTACGCTGATACTCCTGCTTTGAGACAGTTGTCCGAGTACGCTCGGCCACACGCTGCATTTTCACCTGCTAGGCATCCTGCGCCACCAGATCCGATGTTACATTACATGTATAGTCCTGCTGCCCGAGAACGCTTAGAACTAGAACATTTAGAACGTGAgaagagagaacgagagataAGAGAATTACGCGAACGAGAATTAAACGATCGACTAAAAGAGGAGCTTCTGAAGGGAACGCCTAGACCTATGCCAGCGCCAGTGGATCCACATTGGTTGGAAATTCATCGACGTTACGCGGCCGCTGGACTCGCTCCTGGACCGTCAGGACCTCCTCAGGCTCTTCACCAATTCAGTCTTTATGGAGCACCGCCTGGGCCCAGTCAGTTGGAAAGAGAACGTTTAGAAAGACTAG CGGCAGCTGGTGCAAATTATCCTCGACCAGGCTTAATGCCCCGTGACCCAGCACTGGCTCTTCATCCCGCGGAACTTCTTGGAAGACCGTACGCAGATATGGCGGCGCATCACGAGCAATTACAACGTCATCTAATGATGGAACGCGATCGATTCCCTCCTCATGCATCGCTTGTTGCACACCACGAGGAATATCTAAG ACAACAGCGCGAGCGTGAGCTTAAAGTTCGCGCACTGGAAGAAGCTGCACGTGGATCACGCCCTTAA